The Acidobacteriota bacterium genome window below encodes:
- a CDS encoding IPT/TIG domain-containing protein encodes MKYRVCFNITSVLAVLIVCCLTAIQDFPFFSVHSSELNLSLSFLHHQRLRQQTGKLQIQEKNPVVNETSLLPLTALDELGQPISTGVTWESGSPEIAAVDEVTGVVRGVQQGFATITARKGTDVVSVFVAVVRVRKASGVQVPGDTKVDSGGRIYLSDPLGNVIYRKNGLAGSAQILAGQPGMPGNSDGPGLMARFHGPTSVAVDNGVQGGVYVADTANHAIRHIDFQDQVTRLLGTGVPGTMTLDSTPFRDAVFRGPRGVALDTGGNLFLADTENHALFYADLTRQEVRLLAGAPGQSGLIDGSGKEARFFRPAGLSLSPDGRLLAVADEGNRVVRLVTRDGKVTTIRRMIRRQPPANLMFQSPQSVSFDEVGNIYVVDQTGVQIITQPTSEFPDLINLAQPGSFSRATSVEVRGTESFVLDASSPTEAEAVKVVSVGTPEILSLSRDSDQLEGGSEVIVTGRNFAPESRVIVGDRLVSDAVVESATQVRIPVVPGQTAPGLRTLSIQTRGGIAQRSFRFLPKPLDELKPGEITTVAGGVRFVGDGGHALTASLNYPGFVASDGFGNLYIADSRNHRIRKVDPAGGITTVAGNGSRGFNGDGIPAISASLNTPRAILVDRQGNLLVADTENHRIRRIDAQTQIITTIAGTGAQDFTGDDGPALEASLAAPMGMAVDALNHLFLVDSINCRIRRVDAITGIITTMAGNGEAAFHGDSGPAINASLYYPTGVAVDSPGNIFIADSFNNRVRRVDAASKIITTFAGDGQFDFDDGGPATEAGLDFPTDVAVDTQNNLLIADSNHHVIRRVSASTHIISTVIGNGIAGFFGDNGPATEANLFLPNNVAVDGTGNVYISDQYNHRIRRVESGGIITTVAGSGNAGFYGDGGPAIGAGINFLFGGGVAVDTQANLFVADDGNYRIRRLDLQTGHISTVAGNGSDFFEQDNQPAISVGLSPMGVAVDTLNRVLIADNGNQRVHRIEAGIIKTIAGDGQFQFSGDGGSAISASLYRLTGVVEDANGNLFIADTFNQRIRKVNGRTGIISTVAGNGEAGFSGDNGLAINASLFEPAAVALDRAGNLFIADTLNNCIRRVDATTQIITTVAGGPEAEGGDGGPATQAVLGNPFGLALDAEDNLFLTEREAHRVRRVDSKTGIITTAAGTGSDGYSGDGGPAVIAAIRNPFGITVDRSGVVFFTDTGNDAIRAIKGIAIPQPQVTIIDARYEKPMLTLTGSGFGTSGAMVTINGSNVSKKIKSQTDTQLTLKGNPKKLNLQVGANQIIVTINGARSNTFVLQFTKKSG; translated from the coding sequence ATGAAGTACCGTGTTTGCTTCAATATCACTTCCGTTCTGGCTGTTCTGATTGTCTGTTGCCTCACAGCAATCCAGGACTTTCCATTTTTTTCAGTTCACTCTTCCGAATTGAATCTCTCTCTCTCTTTCCTTCACCATCAACGTCTTCGTCAACAAACCGGGAAGCTTCAGATTCAAGAGAAAAACCCGGTTGTCAATGAAACAAGTCTGCTTCCTCTGACCGCACTTGATGAACTTGGCCAACCGATTTCAACTGGGGTGACCTGGGAATCCGGAAGTCCCGAGATTGCTGCCGTAGATGAAGTCACCGGCGTGGTTCGCGGCGTGCAACAGGGTTTTGCCACGATTACGGCTCGCAAAGGGACAGATGTGGTCTCGGTTTTTGTCGCTGTGGTGCGAGTCAGGAAGGCAAGCGGTGTTCAAGTCCCCGGCGATACCAAAGTGGATTCAGGTGGCCGAATTTATTTGAGTGATCCACTCGGAAATGTGATCTACCGAAAAAACGGCCTGGCAGGATCCGCCCAAATCCTGGCCGGCCAACCAGGAATGCCAGGAAATAGTGATGGCCCAGGATTGATGGCCCGGTTTCACGGACCAACTTCAGTGGCCGTGGACAATGGCGTCCAGGGCGGAGTGTATGTCGCGGATACCGCCAACCATGCCATTCGACACATTGATTTCCAGGATCAGGTAACACGGTTGCTTGGAACAGGGGTCCCAGGAACAATGACCCTTGACAGTACGCCGTTTCGAGATGCGGTTTTTCGTGGGCCACGGGGTGTTGCGCTTGATACCGGCGGCAATCTGTTTCTGGCTGACACCGAAAACCATGCTCTGTTTTATGCGGATCTGACCCGACAGGAAGTCCGCTTGCTCGCGGGGGCTCCAGGCCAGAGCGGTCTAATTGACGGAAGCGGAAAGGAGGCTCGCTTCTTTCGGCCAGCCGGTCTTTCACTGAGTCCTGATGGCCGGCTCCTGGCCGTGGCGGATGAAGGAAACCGGGTTGTGCGGCTGGTCACCCGAGATGGAAAAGTAACGACCATTCGGAGAATGATCCGGCGTCAGCCGCCGGCAAATCTGATGTTTCAATCGCCCCAATCAGTGAGCTTTGACGAAGTCGGCAATATTTATGTTGTGGATCAAACCGGGGTTCAAATTATCACTCAACCCACCAGTGAATTTCCTGACCTGATCAATCTGGCTCAACCAGGAAGTTTTTCAAGAGCGACCAGCGTGGAAGTGCGTGGAACAGAAAGCTTTGTCCTGGATGCCAGTTCTCCGACCGAAGCAGAAGCCGTCAAAGTGGTGTCCGTCGGCACACCGGAAATTCTCAGCCTGAGTCGTGATTCAGATCAACTGGAAGGAGGCTCGGAAGTTATTGTCACCGGGCGGAATTTTGCCCCGGAAAGCCGTGTGATCGTTGGGGATCGCCTGGTCAGCGATGCGGTCGTGGAAAGTGCCACTCAGGTGCGAATTCCGGTGGTTCCAGGCCAAACAGCCCCTGGGTTGCGCACCCTTTCAATCCAGACCAGAGGCGGAATTGCCCAGCGATCATTTCGGTTTCTTCCCAAACCGCTGGATGAGCTCAAACCAGGAGAAATAACAACTGTTGCCGGAGGAGTCAGATTTGTCGGCGATGGAGGCCATGCCCTCACTGCCAGTTTAAACTACCCAGGATTTGTCGCTTCCGATGGGTTTGGAAATCTGTATATCGCCGATAGCCGCAACCATCGGATTCGCAAGGTTGATCCGGCGGGCGGCATCACCACGGTGGCTGGCAATGGGTCACGCGGGTTTAACGGCGATGGCATTCCAGCCATCAGTGCCAGTCTCAACACCCCGCGCGCGATTCTGGTGGACCGCCAGGGGAATCTGCTGGTTGCGGATACCGAAAATCATCGGATCCGGCGCATTGATGCCCAAACGCAAATCATCACCACCATTGCCGGAACTGGAGCGCAGGATTTTACCGGTGACGATGGACCAGCTCTTGAAGCCAGTCTGGCGGCACCCATGGGAATGGCGGTGGATGCGCTGAATCATCTTTTCCTGGTGGATTCAATCAACTGTCGAATCCGGCGGGTGGATGCAATCACAGGCATCATCACCACGATGGCAGGAAATGGAGAAGCCGCTTTTCACGGCGATTCAGGACCCGCCATCAATGCGAGCCTGTATTATCCAACCGGCGTGGCGGTTGATTCACCAGGCAATATTTTCATCGCTGATTCGTTTAATAACCGGGTTCGCCGGGTTGATGCGGCTTCCAAAATCATCACCACGTTTGCCGGTGATGGCCAATTTGATTTTGATGATGGAGGACCTGCCACCGAAGCTGGTCTGGATTTCCCAACCGATGTTGCGGTTGACACTCAAAACAACCTCCTGATTGCTGATTCCAACCATCACGTCATCCGCCGGGTCAGTGCCAGCACCCATATCATTTCAACTGTGATCGGCAATGGAATTGCTGGCTTTTTCGGAGACAATGGACCGGCCACCGAAGCCAACCTCTTTTTGCCCAACAATGTAGCGGTTGACGGCACTGGAAATGTGTACATTTCCGATCAGTACAATCATCGAATTCGTCGGGTTGAAAGTGGTGGCATCATTACAACCGTGGCTGGAAGTGGCAATGCGGGATTTTATGGTGACGGCGGACCGGCTATCGGCGCCGGAATCAATTTCCTCTTTGGCGGCGGAGTTGCGGTTGATACCCAGGCAAATCTCTTTGTGGCTGATGACGGCAATTATCGAATTCGTCGCCTTGACCTCCAAACGGGGCACATTTCAACCGTGGCTGGAAACGGCTCAGACTTCTTTGAGCAGGATAACCAGCCCGCAATCAGCGTTGGATTAAGCCCAATGGGTGTGGCGGTGGACACGCTCAATCGGGTTTTGATTGCTGACAACGGCAATCAGCGTGTTCATCGCATCGAAGCTGGAATCATCAAAACCATTGCCGGTGACGGGCAGTTTCAATTCAGCGGCGATGGCGGTTCAGCCATCAGCGCGAGCCTCTACCGTCTAACGGGTGTGGTGGAGGATGCAAACGGCAATCTGTTTATTGCTGACACATTTAACCAGCGCATCCGTAAAGTCAATGGTCGCACCGGCATCATCTCGACCGTAGCTGGAAACGGGGAGGCAGGCTTTTCAGGTGACAACGGACTGGCCATCAATGCCAGTTTGTTTGAGCCAGCCGCCGTGGCGCTTGACCGGGCTGGAAATCTGTTTATCGCCGATACGCTCAATAACTGTATTCGGCGGGTTGATGCAACAACTCAAATCATCACCACCGTCGCGGGTGGACCAGAAGCAGAAGGTGGAGACGGCGGTCCAGCCACCCAGGCCGTCCTTGGAAATCCGTTTGGCCTGGCTTTGGATGCCGAAGACAATCTGTTTCTGACCGAACGGGAAGCCCATCGTGTCCGCCGTGTAGATTCGAAGACTGGAATCATCACCACCGCTGCCGGGACTGGGAGTGATGGATATTCCGGCGATGGTGGGCCTGCGGTGATCGCTGCCATCAGGAATCCATTTGGAATCACGGTTGACCGATCCGGAGTGGTGTTTTTTACCGACACGGGCAATGATGCGATTCGTGCCATCAAAGGAATTGCGATTCCTCAACCACAAGTAACCATTATTGATGCCCGGTATGAAAAACCCATGCTGACACTGACCGGGTCGGGGTTTGGTACCAGCGGCGCGATGGTGACCATCAATGGAAGCAACGTCAGCAAAAAAATAAAAAGTCAGACCGATACTCAACTGACGCTGAAAGGAAACCCAAAGAAACTCAACCTGCAGGTCGGCGCCAATCAGATCATCGTCACGATCAATGGCGCCAGGTCCAACACATTTGTTCTCCAGTTCACGAAGAAGTCGGGCTGA
- a CDS encoding peptidase S41, producing MTTNVVPCFQTTRASTMARINGIVMGILLIHSLLWEIYPAKVLAQTPPKSFVKLEAAQPTPTNLDFEADSKSSVPTGWGSPTVGFGYQVHRDETQRKTGKYSALLKFDPTTQPKENIFGNLMQAVEALPFRGKRIKFRAAVRVRSEDAYGRAQLWLRVDRTTKLPGFFDNMQDRPILAQDWNYFEIIADIDDDAEVLNFGVIVFDRTSVWLDDVSITELGVLTLHKEPARPLTEQGIRNVTTFSRVLGYVRYFHPADQAAQIDWDDFAVQGIRKIESAKDSKALIRQLTDLFSPIAPTVQIYQTGKKPPLPAELKFPPSGTVPEHVVTWYHRGCRVTKGGESNGVYDSLRAYHPIVKGELPKEVAAPAQPFVADLGNGISVSIPISVFAIGKKTLPLKAPAVSQPVSLERFTGDDRATRLADVALAWNIFQHFYPYFDVVQTDWLAVLPEMLKAAATDQDRQAFLMTLRRMVARLQDGHGSVRMGGLSDGTLPLLWGWVENQLVVTEVGAEIADKVRRGDIVESVNGKPAPHVLLDQEQCISGATPQWKRFIALRNLLTGKINTSVQLAFRRADGSTSSLTLTFNVPDQRIQETRPPGLNEIKPGIFYIDVGRITDTDFQKALPQLTQAKGVIFDFRGYPTFSPLVLQHLVEKPIESARWMVPLVSTPDHQNMTSFDQAGRWNLPPLAPYVSAKKVFLTDGRAISYAESCLGIVEAYKLGEIIGTPTAGTNGNVNPFKLPGDYRISWTGMKVVKHDGSPHHGVGIHPTIRLEPTIKGIREGRDEQLDKALELLTVVGD from the coding sequence ATGACGACCAATGTTGTGCCTTGCTTTCAGACAACTCGTGCCTCAACGATGGCCAGGATCAATGGAATTGTAATGGGTATTCTTTTGATTCACTCGCTCCTTTGGGAAATCTATCCGGCGAAGGTTTTGGCTCAGACTCCACCAAAAAGCTTTGTCAAACTGGAGGCGGCTCAACCCACACCAACCAATCTGGATTTTGAAGCTGACTCAAAATCCTCAGTTCCAACCGGTTGGGGGTCGCCAACGGTTGGATTCGGGTATCAGGTCCACCGGGATGAAACACAGCGAAAAACCGGCAAATACAGTGCTTTACTCAAGTTTGACCCAACCACCCAACCCAAAGAAAATATTTTTGGAAATCTGATGCAGGCCGTGGAGGCGCTTCCCTTTCGCGGGAAACGGATTAAATTCCGCGCTGCGGTCAGGGTCAGGTCGGAAGATGCCTATGGACGGGCGCAACTCTGGCTTCGGGTTGATCGAACCACGAAACTTCCAGGCTTTTTTGACAACATGCAGGACCGTCCGATTCTGGCTCAGGACTGGAATTATTTTGAAATCATCGCCGATATTGATGACGATGCCGAAGTTCTCAATTTTGGTGTCATTGTTTTTGATCGAACTTCCGTCTGGCTTGATGATGTTTCAATCACGGAGCTGGGCGTCCTCACTTTGCATAAAGAGCCAGCTCGACCATTGACGGAACAGGGGATACGCAATGTCACGACCTTCAGTCGCGTGCTTGGGTATGTTCGCTATTTTCATCCAGCCGACCAGGCAGCTCAGATTGATTGGGACGATTTTGCAGTTCAGGGAATTCGCAAGATTGAATCAGCCAAAGATTCCAAAGCGCTGATTCGTCAACTCACCGATCTGTTTTCACCGATTGCCCCAACCGTTCAAATCTATCAGACCGGCAAAAAACCACCATTGCCGGCTGAATTGAAATTCCCTCCCTCTGGAACAGTACCTGAGCACGTTGTCACCTGGTATCACCGTGGCTGCCGGGTCACAAAAGGAGGAGAGTCCAACGGCGTGTATGACAGCCTCCGGGCCTATCACCCGATTGTAAAAGGAGAACTCCCCAAAGAGGTGGCGGCCCCGGCTCAACCATTTGTGGCTGATTTGGGAAACGGTATTTCGGTTTCGATCCCAATCAGTGTCTTTGCAATCGGGAAAAAAACGCTTCCATTGAAAGCACCCGCTGTTTCACAACCAGTTTCACTGGAACGATTTACCGGTGATGACCGGGCAACGCGACTGGCTGACGTGGCCCTGGCCTGGAACATCTTCCAACACTTTTACCCCTATTTTGATGTCGTTCAAACGGACTGGCTGGCCGTTTTGCCTGAAATGCTGAAGGCCGCCGCGACCGATCAGGACCGTCAGGCATTTTTGATGACATTGCGACGGATGGTGGCACGACTTCAGGATGGCCATGGCAGCGTTCGAATGGGAGGATTGTCAGACGGAACCCTTCCATTGCTTTGGGGCTGGGTTGAAAATCAACTGGTGGTGACCGAAGTTGGTGCCGAGATAGCTGACAAAGTCAGACGTGGCGATATTGTTGAATCAGTGAATGGAAAACCAGCACCGCACGTCCTCCTGGACCAGGAACAATGTATCTCTGGCGCAACACCGCAGTGGAAACGGTTTATTGCCTTGCGGAATCTCCTGACGGGCAAGATCAATACGTCAGTGCAACTTGCCTTCCGCCGGGCAGATGGTTCGACAAGTTCCCTGACACTCACCTTCAACGTACCAGATCAAAGAATCCAGGAAACCCGGCCTCCAGGGCTCAATGAGATCAAGCCAGGGATTTTCTACATTGATGTTGGACGAATCACCGACACTGATTTTCAGAAAGCCCTTCCACAACTGACCCAGGCCAAAGGTGTGATCTTTGACTTTCGCGGGTATCCGACTTTTTCACCGCTGGTGCTTCAACATCTGGTTGAAAAACCAATCGAATCCGCCCGGTGGATGGTCCCGCTGGTATCCACACCTGACCACCAAAACATGACCAGCTTTGATCAGGCAGGCCGCTGGAATCTCCCACCGCTCGCACCATATGTTTCCGCCAAGAAAGTATTCTTAACTGACGGACGTGCCATCAGTTACGCTGAATCCTGCCTGGGAATTGTCGAAGCCTACAAACTTGGTGAAATCATTGGAACGCCGACGGCAGGCACCAACGGCAATGTGAATCCCTTTAAACTCCCTGGCGATTACCGAATAAGCTGGACCGGAATGAAAGTGGTTAAACACGACGGGTCTCCACACCACGGCGTTGGAATCCATCCCACAATTCGGCTTGAGCCAACCATCAAGGGGATCCGCGAAGGCCGTGACGAACAGCTCGATAAAGCCCTTGAACTCCTCACAGTGGTTGGTGATTAG
- a CDS encoding enterochelin esterase translates to MRNLVFSFLVVLHLFFVSTSVISAQTGPSSTGPIRFQIAAKAELLPKSTPGRFVVVMAQSAEKPNSLIGSFDPRILVAGSHSLRMAPGQMLELNPDAMAFPQPFSKSPAGKYFVQVWFDTAASPSTGLDQGDLVSAITEVENLNPANTLPVELLLSERIGDSQPFEETDSIKLVEFQSPMLSAFWGRPMTMRAGVVLPPSYLKDPKRTYPTVYNVHGFGGNHFGAKYAGPKLLKGMADGKYPEMIHVFLDASFPTGHHVFADSVNNGPWGRALTEEFIPYLEKNFRQIPKTAARFLTGHSSGGWSTLWLQITYPDFFGGTWSTSPDPVDFRSFSGINATPGTTENLYRTSDGKPHPLVRMGGEVVFTIEAYTLKEEIETGGLGGQLSSFEWVFSPKDRAGRPMSLFDRTTGEFDQTVLKAWEKYDIRLTLEKNWATLGPKLAGKIHIVCGEADTFYLEGAVRLLRDFLKEKGSDAVVELVPGRDHFDLYKPSDTYKEGLETRIFKEMGMAFNSAPKTGKSKVKK, encoded by the coding sequence ATGCGAAACCTCGTCTTTTCATTTCTCGTGGTGCTTCACCTGTTTTTTGTGAGCACGTCTGTGATATCCGCCCAAACCGGCCCTTCTTCAACAGGACCGATTCGATTCCAAATCGCAGCAAAAGCTGAACTTCTTCCCAAATCAACACCTGGCCGATTCGTTGTGGTCATGGCCCAATCAGCGGAAAAACCAAACAGCCTGATTGGCAGTTTCGACCCGAGAATTCTGGTGGCTGGATCTCATTCTCTGCGAATGGCACCTGGCCAGATGCTTGAATTGAATCCGGATGCAATGGCCTTTCCGCAGCCATTTTCGAAATCTCCCGCCGGGAAATACTTCGTTCAGGTTTGGTTTGACACCGCGGCGTCTCCCTCGACTGGTCTTGACCAGGGTGATTTGGTGAGTGCGATCACGGAAGTTGAGAATCTCAACCCTGCCAATACTCTTCCAGTCGAGCTTTTACTTTCTGAGCGCATTGGGGACTCACAGCCTTTTGAAGAAACAGATTCGATTAAACTGGTTGAATTTCAAAGTCCAATGCTGTCAGCCTTTTGGGGTCGCCCAATGACAATGCGGGCTGGGGTTGTCTTGCCACCCAGTTACCTGAAAGACCCGAAACGAACCTATCCGACGGTCTATAATGTTCACGGTTTCGGAGGCAACCACTTTGGGGCCAAATATGCTGGACCGAAGTTGCTCAAGGGAATGGCCGACGGGAAGTACCCCGAAATGATCCATGTTTTTCTGGATGCTTCGTTTCCGACAGGTCATCACGTCTTTGCCGATTCCGTGAACAACGGTCCCTGGGGACGCGCACTCACTGAGGAATTCATTCCCTACCTTGAGAAAAACTTTCGTCAAATCCCCAAAACCGCAGCTCGCTTCTTAACTGGCCATTCCTCTGGAGGATGGAGCACACTGTGGCTTCAAATCACTTACCCTGATTTTTTCGGTGGTACCTGGTCAACGTCACCTGATCCGGTGGATTTCCGCAGCTTTTCAGGCATCAATGCGACGCCAGGCACCACTGAAAATCTGTACCGGACTTCGGATGGGAAGCCTCATCCGCTCGTGCGCATGGGTGGTGAGGTTGTATTTACGATTGAGGCATACACCCTCAAAGAGGAAATTGAAACCGGCGGGCTGGGTGGGCAACTATCTTCGTTCGAATGGGTGTTTAGTCCGAAGGACCGAGCTGGACGACCAATGAGTTTATTTGACCGGACAACCGGCGAGTTTGATCAAACCGTCCTGAAAGCCTGGGAAAAGTATGACATCCGTCTGACACTGGAAAAAAACTGGGCGACGCTCGGGCCCAAACTGGCCGGGAAGATTCATATTGTTTGTGGTGAAGCAGATACCTTCTACCTTGAAGGCGCCGTCCGACTCCTGCGGGATTTTCTGAAGGAAAAAGGAAGCGATGCCGTTGTCGAACTCGTCCCCGGTCGAGATCACTTCGATTTGTATAAACCTTCCGACACATACAAAGAAGGACTTGAAACCCGAATCTTCAAGGAAATGGGAATGGCATTCAACTCAGCTCCCAAAACCGGCAAATCGAAAGTGAAGAAATAG
- a CDS encoding zf-HC2 domain-containing protein: MSCPNITQNLSAFVNDELSQPESRLVAEHLMQCLACRERYDQIKFGSQLAGELPLLKAPEGMWAEIERALDGTKAKPAQTAGWTFSRMLRFACLTLSPVFVVIAMVMIGVGYLTRQFEGPVVQVRSEQRALSDFERFGRELHQTLGNGTVKLDFLTTTPGEIRRWVSDHTHLHAWVALERPVEDGDFYKPVGVKKVLFKGAEAICVVYRVGSHPVTLLAMNQQALPELPKERPHFVDVATRTDPESGLKVMSWAKDEQAYVVVSDLPDSGQQGCFICHAQPERREQIRSGFQQGGTSK, encoded by the coding sequence ATGAGCTGCCCAAACATTACCCAAAATTTATCAGCTTTCGTCAACGACGAATTGAGTCAGCCTGAATCCCGGCTGGTGGCTGAGCATCTGATGCAATGTCTGGCCTGCCGTGAGCGGTATGACCAGATCAAGTTTGGTTCCCAACTGGCTGGTGAACTTCCCTTGTTGAAAGCCCCAGAGGGAATGTGGGCCGAAATCGAACGGGCACTTGATGGAACAAAAGCCAAACCGGCACAGACTGCGGGTTGGACTTTCAGCCGTATGCTGCGTTTTGCCTGCCTGACACTTTCTCCGGTGTTCGTGGTCATTGCGATGGTGATGATTGGTGTCGGATACCTCACACGGCAATTTGAGGGGCCTGTCGTGCAGGTTCGTTCTGAGCAGCGAGCGCTCTCAGATTTTGAACGGTTTGGACGTGAACTGCACCAAACTTTGGGAAACGGAACGGTGAAGCTCGATTTTTTGACCACGACGCCAGGTGAAATTCGCAGGTGGGTCAGTGACCATACTCACCTTCATGCCTGGGTTGCGCTTGAACGACCTGTTGAAGATGGCGACTTTTACAAACCAGTGGGTGTGAAAAAAGTTCTGTTTAAAGGGGCTGAAGCCATTTGTGTGGTGTATCGGGTGGGAAGCCATCCGGTGACGCTGCTGGCGATGAATCAGCAAGCATTACCTGAACTTCCAAAAGAACGCCCGCACTTTGTGGACGTTGCCACCCGAACTGACCCTGAATCGGGCCTCAAGGTGATGTCGTGGGCTAAAGACGAACAAGCGTATGTTGTGGTTTCCGATCTTCCTGATTCCGGTCAACAAGGGTGTTTTATCTGTCACGCCCAGCCGGAACGTCGGGAACAAATCCGGTCGGGTTTTCAGCAAGGAGGAACTTCCAAATGA
- a CDS encoding c-type cytochrome, which yields MKRNLQLLMVVAALFMGGAVSDWAAIAGKYQPEQSTEKLYQLGKQLFVARCASCHNENGDKPLKDGPPLNQRALSREVIEKNVNSRLSTATDDEKRGVAIYIEGMKKATDSTR from the coding sequence ATGAAACGAAATCTTCAGCTCTTGATGGTGGTGGCAGCTTTATTCATGGGCGGTGCCGTTTCGGACTGGGCGGCGATTGCTGGAAAGTATCAGCCGGAACAGTCAACTGAAAAATTGTATCAGCTTGGGAAACAGCTCTTTGTTGCCCGCTGTGCCAGTTGCCACAACGAAAACGGAGACAAGCCGCTCAAAGACGGCCCACCCCTCAACCAGCGGGCCCTCTCACGGGAAGTGATTGAAAAGAATGTGAATAGCCGGTTGAGTACGGCCACTGACGATGAAAAACGTGGCGTGGCGATCTATATCGAGGGAATGAAAAAAGCCACGGACTCCACTCGCTGA
- a CDS encoding DUF4230 domain-containing protein yields MDTKWKPYFFLTITTVLIVGSVLVIYKYLSIVPTLPPVTLHNTTITNSMVVEKIQKVAKVVSSEVTVRDVVTYENTWYGSTKRTLVVVTGKIMGGINLDAGYDVRIDEKAKRISITLPKATILAVEIGEMKTYDEQGGLWNPITAADRDAIFKQARNQFEQSGQTLKITEKAQTGAKELFEAMFSNQGYGVDVSFR; encoded by the coding sequence ATGGACACAAAATGGAAACCCTATTTTTTTCTCACCATCACCACAGTGTTGATAGTTGGCTCAGTTTTGGTCATTTATAAATATCTAAGTATTGTTCCAACCCTTCCACCAGTCACATTACATAACACAACCATTACCAATTCGATGGTGGTTGAAAAAATTCAAAAGGTAGCCAAGGTGGTTTCCAGTGAAGTGACAGTCCGTGATGTTGTGACCTATGAAAATACCTGGTATGGCTCAACCAAACGCACGCTGGTGGTTGTAACCGGGAAAATAATGGGCGGAATCAATTTAGATGCTGGCTATGACGTGCGGATTGATGAAAAGGCAAAACGGATTTCGATCACGCTCCCAAAAGCGACAATTCTGGCGGTTGAAATCGGAGAGATGAAAACCTATGACGAGCAAGGTGGGTTATGGAACCCAATCACCGCCGCAGATCGGGATGCAATTTTTAAACAGGCTCGAAACCAGTTTGAGCAATCCGGGCAAACATTAAAAATCACTGAAAAGGCTCAAACAGGTGCCAAAGAGTTGTTCGAAGCGATGTTTTCAAATCAAGGGTACGGCGTGGATGTTTCGTTTCGATGA
- the speB gene encoding agmatinase codes for MHTQSLIALLGICSDENSSFRRGAAQAPPLIREALLTDASNMWTETGVNLGELQEKNLLIDVGDIAPTPGDDFFDQIQTTIHHLLAKESSPISLGGDHAITFPILQGFAQHFSELTILHIDAHPDLYDELGGNRLSHACPFARIMEAGLAKRLIQVGIRTLNQHQREQAARFGVEIHEMKDWHLGLKLHFDTPVYVSIDLDGLDPAFAPGVSHREPGGLSTREVIHLIHSIPTRIIGADVVEYNPLCDFQGMTATVAAKLVKELAGKIFLERSSEVAK; via the coding sequence ATGCATACTCAATCTCTTATCGCCCTGCTTGGTATTTGCTCAGATGAAAATTCTTCGTTCCGGCGCGGTGCCGCCCAGGCGCCGCCGTTGATCCGTGAGGCTCTCTTGACTGACGCTTCAAACATGTGGACTGAAACCGGAGTCAATCTGGGTGAACTTCAGGAAAAAAACCTCCTCATTGATGTCGGTGACATCGCTCCCACGCCCGGAGATGACTTTTTCGATCAGATCCAAACCACCATCCACCACCTTTTGGCCAAAGAGAGTTCCCCGATTTCCCTTGGAGGCGATCACGCGATCACGTTTCCGATCCTTCAGGGGTTTGCCCAGCATTTTTCTGAACTCACCATCCTCCACATTGACGCCCATCCAGACCTTTATGACGAACTGGGTGGCAACCGCCTTTCCCATGCCTGTCCATTTGCTCGAATTATGGAGGCTGGTCTGGCTAAACGGCTGATTCAGGTTGGAATCCGCACGCTCAATCAACATCAGCGCGAACAGGCAGCCCGCTTTGGGGTTGAAATCCACGAAATGAAGGACTGGCATCTGGGCCTGAAGTTGCACTTTGACACGCCAGTGTATGTTTCGATTGATTTGGATGGTCTCGATCCGGCCTTTGCCCCAGGCGTTTCGCATCGCGAACCCGGAGGACTTTCGACCCGCGAGGTCATTCACCTGATTCATTCTATCCCAACCCGGATCATCGGTGCCGATGTGGTTGAATACAACCCGCTGTGCGACTTTCAAGGAATGACTGCAACCGTCGCGGCGAAACTGGTCAAGGAACTGGCTGGAAAGATTTTTTTGGAGCGAAGTAGCGAAGTAGCGAAGTAG